Proteins from a genomic interval of Zingiber officinale cultivar Zhangliang chromosome 1B, Zo_v1.1, whole genome shotgun sequence:
- the LOC122043528 gene encoding protein DETOXIFICATION 48-like has protein sequence MGITLQSKQVDGGCLLILSKGVWFKVIVDNLGILCGQDDEIAATVHDYVLASIPDLLLQSFLHPIRIFLRSQSITLPLTYAAAAAALLHLPLNCALVFYLCLGIRGVAFASVCTNLNLLLLLVLYIYFSGVHRQTATLDFSIDCFKGWRSLLNLAILSAISVCLEWWWYEIMVLLCGFLLDPKSTVASMGQGSGEPSGAENGREGGEVTDVEGTPRHISVEAVLQVVLLLVQGAGCDQLEFSLLHRVKVVWGNRGGATGGFTALVDVPSGSTSATATVASAIREGPLLLSHQLISCGEDMAEATMTGGD, from the exons ATGGGGATCACGTTGCAATCAAAACAGGTCGATGGAGGATGTCTATTGATTCTCTCTAAGGGCGTTTGGTTCAAGGTTATCGTTGATAATCTTG GTATCCTCTGCGGCCAGGATGATGAAATCGCCGCTACCGTGCACGATTACGTCCTCGCTTCCATCCCCGACCTCCTGCTGCAATCCTTCCTCCATCCCATCCGCATCTTCCTCCGCTCACAGTCCATCACTCTCCCCCTCACCTACGCCGCTGCAGCAGCCGCCCTCCTCCACCTCCCCCTCAACTGTGCCCTCGTCTTCTACCTCTGCCTCGGCATTCGCGGCGTCGCCTTTGCATCCGTCTGCACCAATCtcaacctcctcctcctcctcgtcttGTACATCTATTTCTCCGGCGTCCATCGACAAACTGCGACGCTCGATTTCTCCATCGACTGTTTCAAGGGATGGCGTTCTCTGCTCAATTTGGCGATTCTCAGCGCTATCTCGGTGTGCCTGGAGTGGTGGTGGTATGAGATCATGGTCCTCCTTTGTGGCTTCCTCCTCGATCCCAAATCTACCGTCGCCTCCATGG GTCAAGGCTCTGGCGAGCCCTCCGGCGCCGAGAACGGACGAGAGGGCGGCGAGGTTACAGATGTTGAGGG GACACCGAGACACATCAGTGTCGAAGCGGTGTTGCAGGTCGTTCTTCTCCTGGTCCAAGGTGCAGGCTGCGACCAGCTAGAATTTAGCCTTCTTCATAGGGTCAAAGTTGTCTGGGGAAATCGGGGTGGCGCTACAGGAGGCTTCACTGCTTTGGTTGATGTTCCTAGTGGTTCCACCTCCGCCACTGCCACCGTTGCTTCTGCTATTAGAGAAGGCCCTCTTCTGCTAAGTCATCAATTGATCTCATGTGGAGAAGACATGGCAGAGGCCACGATGACTGGAGGAGATTGA
- the LOC121985623 gene encoding dehydrin COR410-like: MADYEQTKVEQSSSAGEVQDRGLFDFLKKKEEEKKAEEGLVEGVEKIHIEEEHGKVEEEKKEGLHEKLRRSHSSSSSSSSDEDDGGDEEVVGGEKKKKKKGLKEKIKEKLGGDEKKDEEKVVVEHTEAVAVSADDETAVVIETVEEQTVLVAPEEEKKGFLEKFKEKLPGGAPKKPTPEEVPAATAETEQEKKGLLGKIMEKLPGYHKAEEKKEGAN, translated from the exons ATGGCAGATTACGAGCAAACCAAGGTCGAGCAGAGCAGCAGCGCTGGAGAGGTGCAAGATCGAGGGCTGTTCGACTtcctgaagaagaaggaagaggagaagaaggccgAGGAGGGATTGGTCGAAGGGGTGGAGAAGATTCACATAGAGGAGGAGCATGGGAAggtagaggaggagaagaaggaaggactTCACGAGAAGCTGCGCCGCTCTCACAGCTCCAGCTCCAGCTCT TCGAGCGACGAGGACGACGGCGGCGATGAGGAAGTGGTTGGCggcgagaagaaaaagaagaagaaaggtctGAAGGAAAAGATCAAGGAGAAGCTCGGCGGCGACGAGAAAAAGGACGAAGAGAAAGTGGTGGTTGAGCATACCGAGGCGGTCGCCGTCTCCGCCGACGACGAGACGGCTGTGGTCATCGAGACGGTGGAAGAGCAGACGGTATTGGTCGCgccggaggaggagaagaaggggttCTTGGAAAAGTTCAAGGAGAAGCTCCCCGGCGGCGCTCCGAAGAAACCCACCCCCGAGGAGGTCCCTGCGGCGACGGCTGAGACGGAGCAGGAGAAGAAAGGACTTTTGGGGAAGATCATGGAGAAGCTGCCTGGTTATCACAAGGCGGAGGAGAAAAAGGAAGGTGCCAATTGA